GTTGGCCTCTCGCCTCCGGGCGCCTAAGGTCGCGCGACGGCGTCGCCTCGAGGttgcgacctcgggcggcgggCCACCAAATTTGGCCGTCCGACACCGCCGGCTGccggatttgattttcagattttaaaaataaataaataaataaaaagcaaaagcccatttggAATAAGTTTTGCTAAACGGTATTTTTGCACAAGCAACTTTCAATGCATAAGGGCGCATATAACAACCATTCtgttcagaaatagtttttaaagcaatttttctatttctatttttagaaaagtttctaagcaaaaataatcatttgataacgacacaaaatttcttcattttggatGACGTACAAGACAATcgacgacctttaatataaaaaataaaaataaaaatgattttgtaacaaaaaataaagaataaaataaaataaaataaaaatatcattttatttttaaaattaaaatatcataaaaataattttattttattttacgaatatatttattttaaaatgaataaaaattaaaaataaaagtaaatttatttggaaaaaaacactcaaggcaaataaaaataaatttattaaatttatttttatttatcataaataaatttatttttaataaactaaaaataaaatgatatataaaaataatttatttatttttaataaatttatttttatttttaaatgaataaaatgaatatttttatttttatttatttttatttttaataaaatgaggagaggcgaaggaggaggaggaggaggcagagacgtagagaagatgaaggaggactcatcagaaattagggtttagtgggagaaataatttctcttccaaatcaatattggaatagaaatctattaaaaaaaaaacctgagtAGATTTATCAAATGGTTTATATTCCAGAAAAACGTGcgtaatagaaaaattatttcggaacataaattttggttatcatgcaccTCCTACTTAAATTTGAAGATTCTCGAAAACCTCTttatcctaaagatatttgcgAAGACATTTTCAAATCCGAACCAAACGCCTTTTGtcgaagaggagaaagagggcGCGGACCGCAAGTTGGGCCCGGGCCCGGGACCAGGCCCAGTTTTCCCGGCCCGAGCCCACCCATTTCATTTCGAAAAGTCCTCGCTTCCCACTCTCCGCGCACGTGAGCCCACACCGAAACAGAAGCGAGCACACTCTCCCCGTAGCATAAACGAAGAAGATAACGAGTCCGTGCTTTCTCCCGACTCAGTTCCCAACCCGACTCACTCTCACTCGCCGTCGTCCCCGGCCACCCCAATCGCCGCAGCTCCACGGCCGAGCTAACGGCGGATCCGCACAAGCCCAGCCAAACCTCCAAAGACGATGATCGCGCTCGCCTTCGAAGCTCGCTCCGGCTCCCGCCAATCCCTCcacgagctcctcctcctcccctccgcCGGCTTCCTTCTTCCCCAATTCGCGCAAAcccgccccgccgccgcgcCTGCACGTCCGCTCCGGGAGGCCCCGCGCCCTGACGGGGACCTTCTCGAAGTCGTCGCCGGAGGAGGCGGAGCTCTCCTCCGCCCCGGAGGAGGACGAGTGGCTGAAGCGCCTCCCGGACAAGACCAAGCCGCTCTACTCCCACAGCTTGCCCTGCATCGAGGCCTGGCTGAGGAACCTGGGGTTCTTCCAGAGCAGAGAGGACCGCGCCGTCTGGTTGAT
The sequence above is drawn from the Eucalyptus grandis isolate ANBG69807.140 chromosome 11, ASM1654582v1, whole genome shotgun sequence genome and encodes:
- the LOC104431754 gene encoding pectinesterase inhibitor 10-like; this translates as SPSKLAPAPANPSTSSSSSPPPASFFPNSRKPAPPPRLHVRSGRPRALTGTFSKSSPEEAELSSAPEEDEWLKRLPDKTKPLYSHSLPCIEAWLRNLGFFQSREDRAVWLIELPEWHAQLSLDVTDLYIRYLKSGPGNLEKDVERRFSYALSREDIENAILGGP